A genomic stretch from Halichoerus grypus chromosome 7, mHalGry1.hap1.1, whole genome shotgun sequence includes:
- the PIGC gene encoding phosphatidylinositol N-acetylglucosaminyltransferase subunit C, with translation MCAQPGTDTKEAKWQKVLYERQPFPDNYVDRRFLEELRKNIYARKYQYWAVVFESSVVVQQLCSVCVFVVIWWYMDEGLLAPQWLFGTGLASSLIGYVLFDLIDGGEGRKKSGRTRWADLKSALVFITFTYGFSPVLKTLTESVSTDTIYAMSVFMLLGHLIFFDYGANAAIVSSTLSLNMAIFASVCLASRLPRSLHAFIMVTFAIQIFALWPMLQKKLKACTPRSYVGVTLLFAFSALGGLLSISAVGAVLFALLLVSISCLCPFYLIRLQLFKENIHGPWDEAEIKEDLSRFLS, from the coding sequence ATGTGTGCCCAACCTGGAACTGACACGAAGGAGGCCAAGTGGCAGAAGGTCTTGTATGAACGACAGCCCTTTCCGGATAACTATGTGGACCGGCGTTTCCTGGAAGAGCTCCGGAAAAACATCTACGCCCGGAAGTACCAGTACTGGGCTGTGGTATTTGAGTCCAGCGTGGTGGTACAGCAGCTGTGCAGTGTCTGTGTTTTCGTCGTTATCTGGTGGTATATGGACGAGGGTCTTCTGGCCCCCCAGTGGCTTTTTGGGACTGGCCTGGCTTCTTCACTGATTGGTTATGTTTTGTTCGATCTCATTGACGGAGGTGAAGGACGGAAGAAGAGTGGGAGGACCCGGTGGGCTGACCTGAAGAGCGCCCTCGTTTTCATTACTTTTACATACGGTTTTTCGCCAGTGCTGAAGACCCTGACGGAGTCTGTCAGCACGGATACCATCTATGCCATGTCGGTCTTTATGCTCTTAGGCCACCTCATTTTCTTTGACTATGGCGCCAATGCCGCCATTGTATCCAGCACGCTGTCCTTGAACATGGCCATCTTTGCTTCTGTCTGCCTCGCGTCACGCCTGCCCCGGTCCCTGCATGCCTTCATCATGGTGACGTTTGCCATCCAGATTTTTGCCCTGTGGCCTATGTTACAGAAGAAACTGAAGGCGTGTACTCCCCGCAGCTACGTGGGAGTCACGCTGCTTTTTGCATTTTCAGCCTTGGGAGGCCTGCTGTCCATCAGTGCTGTGGGAGCCGTTCTTTTTGCCCTTCTGCTGGTTTCCATCTCTTGTCTCTGCCCTTTCTACCTCATTCGCCTgcagctttttaaagaaaacattcatgGGCCTTGGGATGAGGCCGAAATCAAAGAAGACTTGTCCAGGTTTCTCAGCTAA